In Barnesiella propionica, a single genomic region encodes these proteins:
- a CDS encoding ABC transporter permease has product MTEQTMQKTGLWATIQRELSRLVSRPIYVLCMIVAPLFSFGFLLSLMGEGLPSKIPVAIVDLDHSPASRNFTRQLGAQESVDVAYKLNSFSDARATMQSGEIFGFLVIPEDFEARALAGRQPEISFYTNNAYYIPGSLLYKSFKTMSVLASGAIVQQLLLATGASEEQIMPKLQPIPIDMHALGNPWINYSIYLNNTFMPGLLQLMIFLVTVFSIGTEMKHGTSREWLRRADNSIIIAMTGKLLPQTIIFFAVGLMCQSLLYGYLHFPMNGNIWHMILAMFLLVIASQSMAVIMMSFAPSLRIGLSIAGLTGILAISITGFSFPVPAMYTPFQVITNILPLRHYFLIYVDQALNGIPLYYSRIHYIALICFALASLPLLKRLKTALERQVYVP; this is encoded by the coding sequence ATGACAGAACAAACAATGCAGAAAACAGGATTATGGGCGACTATCCAACGGGAATTAAGCCGTTTGGTATCACGTCCCATCTATGTGCTTTGCATGATTGTAGCCCCGCTTTTTAGCTTTGGATTTTTGTTGTCTTTGATGGGAGAGGGATTACCCTCTAAGATACCCGTAGCCATAGTAGATCTTGACCATTCGCCTGCATCCCGTAATTTTACCAGGCAATTGGGAGCCCAAGAATCGGTTGACGTGGCTTATAAGCTGAACAGTTTTTCCGATGCCCGGGCAACGATGCAATCGGGCGAAATATTCGGTTTTCTGGTAATACCCGAAGATTTTGAGGCCAGGGCTTTGGCAGGACGTCAGCCCGAAATATCCTTTTATACCAATAATGCTTACTACATCCCCGGATCCTTGCTGTATAAGAGTTTTAAAACTATGTCTGTCCTGGCTTCCGGTGCGATTGTACAGCAATTATTGCTGGCAACGGGAGCTTCGGAAGAACAGATAATGCCGAAGCTGCAGCCGATCCCCATTGACATGCATGCATTAGGAAATCCGTGGATTAATTATTCTATTTATCTGAATAATACTTTCATGCCTGGATTATTGCAATTGATGATTTTCCTGGTGACGGTATTCAGCATAGGTACAGAGATGAAGCATGGTACGTCGCGGGAATGGCTGCGTAGGGCCGATAATTCTATAATTATCGCTATGACAGGCAAATTACTTCCGCAGACTATTATTTTCTTTGCCGTAGGACTCATGTGCCAGTCTTTGCTGTACGGATATCTGCATTTCCCTATGAATGGAAATATCTGGCATATGATTCTCGCCATGTTCTTGTTGGTCATAGCTTCTCAAAGTATGGCTGTTATCATGATGAGTTTTGCTCCCTCGTTGCGGATCGGACTAAGTATTGCCGGGTTGACGGGGATACTGGCAATTTCCATCACTGGATTTTCATTCCCCGTTCCTGCGATGTATACCCCTTTTCAGGTAATAACTAACATATTGCCTTTAAGACATTATTTTCTTATTTACGTCGATCAGGCGTTGAATGGAATACCTTTATATTATTCGAGAATACACTATATAGCCCTTATCTGTTTTGCTCTGGCTTCACTGCCGTTGCTGAAGCGATTAAAGACGGCTTTGGAGAGACAAGTTTACGTACCATGA
- a CDS encoding HlyD family secretion protein yields the protein MDNLERKKERGLITGLVALIVIIVILALIGLFMLKPEPAIIQGQAEATQVRVSGKLPGRVVEFMVEEGQSVRKGDTVVHIYSSLLEAKMFQAAAMENAAQAQNEKVDRGTRIEILNAARDMWNQAEAGLTIAKKTYERMQVLYEKGVISAQKRDEAEAAYKSMQATERAARSQYEMAKKGAQQEDKAAAAAMLNVAKGGVDEVGAMLEDSYLVAPDDGEISDIFPNVGELVSPGAPIMNVLRLDDMWVSFNVREDLLEDFTMGKEINATIPALGNKEVKLKIFYVKDMGSYAVWRATKVTGQYDAKTFQIKARPVEKIENLRPGMSVLVKE from the coding sequence ATGGATAATCTGGAAAGAAAAAAAGAGCGTGGCCTTATTACAGGTTTGGTTGCATTGATTGTAATTATAGTTATATTAGCTTTAATCGGTCTTTTTATGCTTAAACCCGAACCTGCTATTATTCAGGGGCAGGCAGAAGCTACTCAGGTAAGAGTTTCAGGAAAACTCCCGGGACGTGTTGTCGAGTTTATGGTAGAAGAGGGACAATCGGTTCGCAAGGGCGATACAGTCGTGCATATTTATTCTTCTCTGCTGGAAGCTAAAATGTTCCAGGCTGCGGCGATGGAAAATGCGGCTCAGGCTCAGAATGAAAAAGTAGATCGTGGAACGAGAATAGAAATACTTAATGCTGCCAGAGATATGTGGAACCAGGCTGAAGCCGGGCTGACGATAGCAAAAAAAACCTATGAACGTATGCAGGTTTTGTATGAAAAAGGAGTGATCTCTGCTCAGAAACGGGATGAAGCGGAAGCTGCTTATAAATCGATGCAGGCCACCGAACGTGCGGCCAGGTCTCAATATGAAATGGCTAAAAAAGGAGCACAGCAAGAAGATAAAGCTGCTGCCGCTGCGATGTTAAATGTGGCAAAAGGCGGAGTAGATGAGGTAGGAGCTATGCTGGAAGACTCTTATCTGGTTGCACCCGACGATGGTGAGATTTCCGATATTTTCCCGAATGTCGGAGAGTTGGTAAGCCCGGGTGCTCCCATCATGAATGTATTGCGGTTAGACGATATGTGGGTTTCCTTCAATGTCCGTGAAGACTTGCTGGAAGATTTTACAATGGGTAAAGAAATTAATGCAACAATCCCGGCTTTAGGGAATAAAGAAGTAAAGCTCAAGATATTCTATGTAAAAGATATGGGCTCTTATGCCGTTTGGCGGGCGACGAAGGTTACAGGACAGTACGATGCCAAGACCTTCCAAATTAAAGCTCGTCCCGTAGAAAAAATTGAAAATTTGCGTCCGGGAATGTCGGTGTTGGTAAAAGAATGA
- a CDS encoding TolC family protein translates to MKRIMMLGMWITIMFAGMAQLPVSLDSCRNMAIRNNKTLQIANEKVRSAGYARKTAFSAYLPGIDFTGSYMYNQKNVSLTGANMNIPEIDFGKLGPVGQLIQGPLNELLDKFDDYKIMEFDIHNVFAGAVTLTQPIYMGGKIKAMNDITRYAEELAESQKSTAVKDIVFATDEAYWQVISLVHKKDLAESYAALLDSLNRNVQIMIDEGVATKSDGLTVAVKLNEAQIAVTKVNNGLTLSRMLLAQICGLPVNTVMTLEDETLRDEVTGPVHLDFNMDDVYANRSEIRSLTLATKIFDKKKTVATADMLPKLALVGNYIFSNPSSFNGFKNEFGGMFNVGVMLNIPILHWGGNYNKIRAAKSEALIARLELEDAKEKIELQVNQASFKASESVKQYEMTCKNMEKAEENLRNAQIGFQEGVLTTNNVLEAQTAWLQANSEKIDAGIDVRLCEVYLAKALGRMKY, encoded by the coding sequence ATAAAAAGAATTATGATGCTGGGCATGTGGATAACGATCATGTTTGCAGGGATGGCGCAGTTACCGGTATCGTTGGACTCGTGCCGGAATATGGCGATAAGAAATAATAAAACTTTGCAGATTGCGAATGAAAAGGTGAGATCTGCGGGATATGCCAGAAAGACAGCTTTCAGTGCTTATTTGCCCGGAATAGATTTTACGGGTTCTTATATGTATAATCAGAAAAATGTTTCGCTCACCGGGGCTAATATGAATATCCCCGAAATTGACTTTGGAAAATTGGGGCCTGTTGGTCAGCTCATACAAGGACCTTTAAATGAATTATTAGATAAATTTGATGACTATAAAATTATGGAGTTCGATATCCATAATGTTTTTGCGGGAGCCGTTACGCTCACGCAACCTATTTATATGGGTGGTAAGATAAAAGCGATGAACGATATTACCCGTTATGCTGAAGAATTGGCTGAATCTCAAAAAAGTACGGCAGTAAAAGATATAGTATTTGCTACCGATGAAGCCTATTGGCAGGTAATTTCTCTTGTACATAAAAAAGATTTGGCGGAGAGTTATGCGGCATTACTCGATTCATTGAACCGTAATGTGCAAATTATGATAGATGAGGGTGTTGCTACTAAATCCGATGGTCTCACCGTAGCTGTGAAATTGAACGAGGCGCAGATTGCCGTAACCAAAGTAAATAACGGGCTTACTTTATCCCGTATGTTGTTGGCCCAGATATGCGGTTTGCCGGTAAATACGGTGATGACTTTGGAAGATGAAACTTTGCGGGATGAAGTGACCGGTCCGGTACACTTGGATTTTAATATGGATGATGTGTATGCAAATCGTTCCGAGATACGAAGTCTTACTTTGGCTACCAAGATTTTCGATAAGAAAAAGACGGTAGCCACAGCCGATATGTTACCAAAGTTAGCACTTGTGGGAAATTATATTTTCAGTAACCCCAGTTCTTTTAACGGATTTAAAAATGAATTTGGAGGCATGTTCAATGTCGGGGTCATGCTTAATATTCCCATTCTTCACTGGGGGGGGAATTATAATAAGATACGTGCCGCCAAAAGCGAAGCATTGATTGCCCGGTTGGAGTTAGAAGATGCAAAAGAAAAAATAGAATTACAGGTAAATCAAGCCTCCTTTAAAGCTTCGGAGTCGGTGAAACAATATGAGATGACATGTAAAAATATGGAAAAGGCCGAAGAAAATCTGAGAAATGCCCAAATCGGTTTTCAGGAAGGAGTTCTTACTACCAATAATGTACTGGAAGCTCAAACAGCCTGGTTGCAGGCCAATTCCGAAAAGATAGATGCAGGCATTGATGTTCGTCTTTGCGAAGTGTATTTGGCAAAAGCATTAGGCCGGATGAAATATTGA
- a CDS encoding RluA family pseudouridine synthase, whose protein sequence is MIEKIKEYPEDEDIIVSDEGERELYEHFRFVADKGQSLLRVDKFLVSRLENASRNRIQQAAEAGCILVNGVAVKSNYRVKPLDVVAVVMDRPRYEFEIIPQDIPLNVVYEDEDVLVVNKQPGLVVHPGHGNYSGTLVNALAYHFRNVPQYDVSDPRLGLVHRIDKDTSGLLVIAKTPEAKTNLGLQFFHKTTQRKYVALVWGTMEENDGRIEGNIGRSLKDRLQMTVFPDGDYGKSAVTHYTTLERLGYVSVVECRLETGRTHQIRVHMKYIGHTLFNDARYGGDQILKGTTFTKYKQFVQNCFEVCPRQALHAKTLGFKHPRTGESMFFDSEIPEDITNVIAKWRNYMQNREV, encoded by the coding sequence ATGATAGAAAAAATTAAAGAATATCCGGAAGATGAAGATATCATCGTATCGGACGAAGGAGAAAGGGAATTATACGAACATTTCAGATTCGTCGCCGACAAAGGTCAAAGCTTGTTAAGGGTCGATAAATTTCTAGTCAGCCGCCTGGAAAATGCATCCAGAAACCGGATACAACAAGCAGCGGAAGCAGGATGTATATTAGTAAACGGAGTTGCCGTAAAATCCAATTATCGTGTAAAACCCCTTGATGTGGTTGCCGTGGTAATGGACAGGCCCAGATATGAATTTGAAATTATTCCCCAGGACATCCCGTTAAATGTAGTTTATGAAGACGAAGATGTACTGGTCGTTAATAAACAACCCGGACTGGTAGTGCATCCGGGACACGGGAATTATAGCGGAACTTTGGTAAATGCGTTAGCATATCATTTCCGAAATGTTCCCCAATACGATGTGAGTGATCCGCGGTTAGGATTGGTTCACCGCATCGATAAAGATACTTCAGGATTATTGGTAATAGCCAAAACGCCTGAAGCTAAAACAAATTTAGGATTACAATTCTTCCATAAAACAACTCAGAGAAAATACGTAGCTCTGGTATGGGGAACTATGGAAGAAAACGACGGACGTATAGAAGGGAATATAGGACGCAGCCTGAAAGACAGACTACAAATGACCGTATTCCCTGACGGAGACTATGGCAAGAGTGCCGTTACTCATTATACGACTCTTGAAAGACTGGGATATGTATCGGTAGTGGAATGCCGCCTGGAAACTGGACGCACTCATCAGATCAGAGTCCATATGAAATATATCGGCCATACTCTGTTCAACGACGCCCGCTATGGAGGAGACCAGATATTAAAAGGGACCACTTTTACAAAATACAAACAATTTGTACAGAATTGTTTTGAAGTATGTCCCCGGCAGGCTTTACATGCCAAGACACTGGGATTCAAGCATCCCCGCACCGGAGAAAGCATGTTCTTCGACTCGGAGATACCGGAAGATATAACTAATGTAATAGCCAAATGGCGTAACTACATGCAAAACCGGGAAGTATAA
- a CDS encoding outer membrane beta-barrel protein: MKKLMLVLVVCLFASTYSFAQYQPEEGTVTTELKFAPFKTDKNTFAVDGLRLRYFLNEKHALRLDLDLGYRNGKLSDETTDETPNTKEEGKWNTFNFGLNLGYEYHINIAPRLSVYVGGAAGFGIVSAKTKYTIETINSSTTNKSEIEISGVAVDDIENPDNILGRSATTFNVKAFTGLDFYVYKGLYVGTEFSFGLNSISYGKLKTTTTTDNKKEEVKSNFKESYLNLLFEATPEIRLGWRF; the protein is encoded by the coding sequence ATGAAAAAACTAATGCTTGTTTTAGTAGTTTGCCTGTTCGCATCTACTTATTCTTTTGCACAGTACCAACCTGAAGAAGGAACAGTAACAACAGAACTTAAATTTGCTCCTTTTAAAACAGACAAAAACACTTTTGCCGTTGACGGTCTTCGTCTCCGCTATTTCTTAAATGAAAAACACGCTCTTCGTCTGGATCTCGATCTGGGCTATAGAAATGGAAAATTAAGCGACGAAACAACAGATGAAACACCGAATACAAAAGAGGAAGGCAAATGGAATACATTCAACTTCGGCCTTAACTTAGGTTATGAATATCATATCAATATCGCTCCCCGTTTATCTGTTTATGTAGGTGGTGCTGCCGGTTTCGGAATTGTAAGCGCAAAAACAAAATACACAATAGAAACTATCAATAGCTCAACTACCAACAAATCAGAAATAGAAATTAGCGGTGTAGCTGTAGATGATATCGAGAATCCTGATAATATTCTGGGCCGTTCGGCTACGACGTTCAATGTAAAAGCATTTACCGGTCTTGACTTTTATGTTTACAAAGGTCTTTATGTAGGAACTGAATTCAGTTTCGGTTTGAACTCCATCAGTTATGGCAAACTTAAAACCACTACGACTACCGATAATAAGAAAGAAGAAGTTAAGAGCAACTTTAAAGAATCATATTTGAATTTATTATTCGAAGCTACTCCTGAAATACGTTTAGGCTGGAGATTCTAA
- a CDS encoding PASTA domain-containing protein — MKKILDFIKNHRIIKTLLLIGVTAIVLITVLMYGLDVYTHHGEGIPVPNVKNLQLSDAERILSRQNLRYEVIDSVYISGARPGAIVEQIPEESSKVKQNRIIFLTLNAYSPRMITCPEVRDMSQRQATAILEGLGFESVVINYINSEFKDLVMGMSYQGREIYKGDKIPASSTVVLSVGNGETTIENDSLFLNTVNNPEESETSWFE, encoded by the coding sequence GTGAAAAAAATATTGGATTTCATAAAGAACCACCGTATTATCAAGACATTATTGCTGATAGGAGTGACGGCAATAGTCCTGATAACTGTCCTTATGTACGGACTTGACGTTTACACCCATCATGGTGAGGGTATACCGGTTCCTAATGTAAAAAATCTTCAATTAAGTGATGCCGAAAGAATATTATCACGGCAAAATTTACGATATGAAGTTATCGATTCTGTTTATATATCCGGTGCCAGACCGGGAGCTATCGTCGAACAAATTCCGGAAGAAAGCTCGAAAGTAAAACAGAACCGGATTATATTTCTTACTTTGAATGCTTATAGTCCCCGGATGATTACCTGCCCGGAAGTAAGAGATATGTCTCAGAGACAGGCTACTGCTATTCTGGAAGGATTGGGATTCGAGTCTGTAGTAATAAACTATATAAATTCAGAATTTAAAGACCTCGTCATGGGCATGAGCTACCAGGGACGGGAAATATATAAAGGAGATAAGATCCCTGCCAGTTCCACTGTTGTTCTAAGTGTAGGAAACGGAGAAACGACTATCGAAAACGACAGCCTGTTCCTGAATACGGTAAATAATCCTGAAGAATCCGAAACATCTTGGTTTGAATGA
- a CDS encoding ABC transporter permease, translating into MKSLRFLDSVKAGIADIFYIWKNEYRTVFRDLGVLIFFFALPFAYPLVYALVYNPEVVREVPMVVVDDCRTPLSRELVREMDATPNADVISYCANMNDARRLMHEKECYGILYIPHDFSRNIQRGEQGVVSFYSDMSILLNYKGFLIALTDVTMNIGGKLQTRSLAGATQEQINVATQPIPYSSITLYNPESGFASFLIPAILILILQQSLVLGIGMLAGGLYEHNKLHLYYDGREYMHNNILHLVIGKSLCYFSLYILPVVYILHFIPWLFNYPQLGVQWEIYAFCVPFLLSSVFFGMTLSVFVREREISFLLFVFTSLIFLFISGITWPRYAMPDVWRWFGAIIPSTWGIEGFVRMNTAGAGIYDVRKAYSILWILTGVYFISTCLVYRYQIFKDKVRGHKGIMDSENM; encoded by the coding sequence ATGAAGTCATTGAGATTTTTAGATTCTGTAAAAGCAGGAATCGCCGATATATTTTATATCTGGAAAAATGAATACCGTACGGTTTTCCGTGATTTAGGGGTACTTATATTCTTTTTTGCACTACCGTTTGCATATCCTTTAGTCTATGCTTTGGTCTATAATCCCGAAGTCGTACGGGAAGTCCCGATGGTGGTAGTAGATGATTGCCGTACACCCCTAAGCCGGGAATTAGTGAGGGAAATGGATGCGACCCCTAATGCTGATGTTATATCCTATTGTGCCAATATGAACGATGCCAGACGGCTGATGCATGAAAAAGAGTGCTATGGAATATTATATATACCCCATGATTTTAGCCGTAACATACAACGGGGAGAACAAGGAGTCGTCTCGTTTTATTCCGATATGAGTATTTTGCTCAACTATAAAGGCTTTCTTATTGCTCTTACAGATGTGACGATGAACATAGGTGGGAAACTCCAGACCCGGTCTTTAGCCGGAGCGACACAAGAGCAGATTAATGTAGCTACCCAGCCCATTCCTTACAGCTCCATAACTTTATATAATCCCGAGTCCGGTTTTGCATCGTTTCTCATTCCTGCAATTCTCATTCTCATATTGCAGCAAAGCCTCGTACTGGGTATAGGAATGTTGGCAGGAGGATTATATGAGCATAATAAATTACATCTGTATTATGACGGCCGGGAATATATGCATAATAATATTTTACATTTGGTCATAGGCAAATCGTTGTGCTATTTTAGCCTCTATATTCTCCCGGTTGTATATATACTGCATTTTATACCCTGGTTGTTCAATTATCCACAACTCGGAGTTCAGTGGGAAATATACGCATTCTGTGTACCGTTCCTTTTGTCATCCGTCTTTTTTGGCATGACCTTATCGGTCTTTGTACGAGAAAGGGAAATATCGTTCCTGCTGTTCGTATTTACTTCCCTCATATTTTTATTTATATCCGGAATTACATGGCCGCGATATGCTATGCCCGATGTATGGCGGTGGTTCGGTGCGATAATACCCTCTACGTGGGGGATCGAAGGATTTGTACGGATGAATACTGCCGGAGCCGGCATATATGATGTTCGTAAAGCATATTCCATACTATGGATACTGACAGGAGTGTATTTCATTTCCACGTGTTTGGTATATAGATATCAGATATTTAAAGATAAAGTAAGAGGACATAAAGGAATAATGGATTCGGAAAACATGTAA